Proteins from a single region of Macrotis lagotis isolate mMagLag1 chromosome 2, bilby.v1.9.chrom.fasta, whole genome shotgun sequence:
- the ORMDL3 gene encoding ORM1-like protein 3: MNVGTAHSEVNPNTRVMNSRGIWLSYVLAIGLLHVVLLSIPFVSVPVVWTLTNLIHNMGMYIFLHTVKGTPFETPDQGKARLLTHWEQMDYGVQFTASRKFLTITPIVLYFLTSFYTKYDQLHFILNTVSLMSVLIPKLPQLHGVRIFGINKY, from the exons ATGAATGTGGGCACAGCACACAGCGAGGTCAACCCCAACACGAGGGTGATGAACAGTCGGGGCATCTGGCTCTCCTACGTGCTGGCCATCGGGCTTCTTCACGTTGTGCTGCTCAGTATTCCTTTTGTCAGTGTCCCTGTCGTCTGGACCCTCACCAACCTCATCCACAACATG GGTATGTACATCTTTCTACATACAGTAAAAGGAACACCCTTTGAGACACCCGACCAGGGTAAGGCACGGCTACTTACTCACTGGGAACAGATGGACTATGGTGTACAGTTCACAGCCTCCCGCAAGTTCCTGACCATCACACCAATTGTGCT GTATTTCCTAACCAGCTTCTATACCAAGTATGACCAGCTCCACTTCATCCTCAACACAGTGTCTCTGATGAGCGTACTGATCCCCAAGCTGCCTCAGCTCCATGGCGTCCGGATTTTTGGGATTAATAAGTACTGA
- the GSDMB gene encoding gasdermin-B, whose product MSSVFEMICRKVVQELSPTKDLIPLKNLLDADKFHCCSLLYKSKGSFPFFKPQFWEAGFTVDDLLEDSDELDCVSKGVKEKKNYRIEDNVEMNMNIALNVPQVISLNGEANSSTMCDLKLKSSKISQEGKESLVHRKLKKNQPSLFETLKKKGKNLYMVVETVEMVEEQKVQRKYSTDTSFQSLMWKIKGRINVNSAVTVPSESVLAFKTNVLVFDETCCRISHFNDENSFQSETVTASRSGVQTEESSKPLENFDDLQENVKDLNWELQDLAYQKDVLDLLIRHLQDGILRKLEEKVILAHLTEELSDPKNPLLNILFDDFGNFMTSKGDAMLYFLEALSELNELQQKLLAIVVEEGLLSELRNLVECILKQTSKSEPEPLFPKNDLIIHLVSLCDPEHKLNHSVLWNSETSHSLCALYSALSFLLLLAQGSSAFL is encoded by the exons ATGTCTTCTGTATTTGAGATGATCTGTAGAAAAGTGGTCCAAGAACTGAGCCCGACAAAAGACTTAATTCCCCTTAAGAATCTCCTGGATGCGGACAAATTCCACTGTTGCTCTCTCCTGTACAAAAGTAAGGGGTCTTTCCCATTCTTTAAACCTCAGTTCTGGGAGGCAGGGTTTACTGTGGACGATCTTCTGGAGGACTCTGATGAACTGGATTGTGTTTCCAAAG gggtgaaagagaaaaagaattataggATTGAGGACAATGTggaaatgaatatgaatattgCATTGAATGTACCCCAAGTCATATCCTTAAATGGGGAAGCTAACTCCTCTACAATGTGTGATCTCAAATTAAAGTCCTCCAAGATTTCCCAGGAAGGGAAGGAGTCTTTGGTCCATCG AAAGCTGAAGAAAAATCAGCCTTCCCTATTTGAgacattgaagaaaaaaggaaaaaatttgtaTATGGTGGTAGAAACTGTGGAGATGGTTGAAGAACAAAAAGTACAGAGAAAATATTCAACAGACACTTCGTTCCAATCCCTGATGTGGAAAATAAAG GGACGTATTAATGTCAACAGTGCTGTCACCGTCCCTTCTGAGAGTGTTCTTGCCTTCAAAACAAACGTTCTGGTCTTTGATGAGACATGTTGTC GAATttctcattttaatgatgaaaattcCTTTCAGTCAG AAACTGTTACTGCCTCCAGATCAG GAGTGCAGACTGAGGAATCCTCCAAACCCCTGGAGAACTTTGATGATCTTCAGGAGAATGTGAAGGACTTGAATTGGGAGCTCCAAGATCTAGCATACCAGAAGGATGTACTGGACTTGCTTATAAGGCATCTGCAGGATGGGATACTTAGGAAACTGGAGGAAAAG GTAATCCTGGCCCATCTCACGGAAGAACTAAGTGACCCCAAGAACCCTCTTCTGAACATTCTGTTTGATGATTTCGGGAACTTCATGACCTCAAAGGGTGATGCCATGCTGTACTTTCTtgaggcactgtcag AACTGAATGAGTTGCAACAGAAGCTGCTGGCCATAGTTGTGGAAGAGGGGCTCTTGTCTGAGCTGAGGAACTTG GTGGAGTGCATCCTAAAGCAGACCTCCAAGAGTGAGCCAGAACCGTTATTTCCGAAGAATGACTTAATCATTCACCTTGTGAGTCTATGTGACCCAGAACACAAGTTGAATCACAGCGTCCTTTGGAACTCAGAGACCAGCCACTCACTCTGTGCTCTCTACTCAGCCCTTTCTTTCCTGCTTTTATTGGCTCAAGGTTCTAGTGCTTTCCTTTAA